One genomic region from Vannielia litorea encodes:
- a CDS encoding dihydrodipicolinate synthase family protein, whose amino-acid sequence MISASTKGVFAIAPTPFDDEGALDVASLARMTEWFLDRKVDGITILGIMGEAQKLRPEESVTVVKEVIAAARGLPIVVGVSAPGLAAMQDLAAKSMELGAAGVMMTPPGTMRTDDQITGWFSGAAGAIGPDTPWVLQDHPTATGVVMSSSVIRRVVEQHENCVMLKHEDWPGLEKITAIRRWQSEGAMRPLSILCGNGALFLDMEMGRGADGAMTGYAFPEMLRRVVDLSATDPDAAADIFDAHLPLLRYEHQPGIGLSVRKHILARRGAIASAALRKPGPALSKEAKAEIDRLLARLAVKDPTSLPAA is encoded by the coding sequence GTGATCTCGGCCAGCACCAAGGGCGTCTTCGCAATCGCGCCCACACCCTTCGATGATGAAGGCGCGCTCGATGTGGCCTCACTGGCCCGGATGACCGAGTGGTTCCTCGACCGCAAGGTCGACGGCATCACGATCCTCGGCATCATGGGCGAAGCCCAGAAGCTCCGCCCCGAGGAAAGCGTCACCGTGGTCAAGGAGGTCATCGCCGCGGCGCGCGGCCTGCCGATCGTGGTGGGCGTGTCCGCGCCCGGCCTCGCCGCCATGCAGGATCTCGCCGCAAAGTCGATGGAGCTGGGGGCCGCGGGCGTCATGATGACGCCGCCGGGCACCATGCGGACCGATGATCAGATCACCGGGTGGTTTTCCGGGGCCGCCGGAGCCATCGGGCCAGACACGCCTTGGGTGCTGCAAGACCATCCCACGGCAACCGGCGTCGTGATGTCCTCCTCCGTCATCCGGCGCGTCGTGGAGCAGCATGAAAACTGCGTCATGCTCAAGCATGAAGACTGGCCCGGGCTCGAAAAGATCACCGCCATTCGCAGGTGGCAGAGCGAGGGCGCTATGCGCCCGCTGTCGATCCTGTGCGGCAACGGCGCCCTGTTCCTCGACATGGAGATGGGTCGCGGCGCCGACGGTGCCATGACCGGCTACGCCTTCCCCGAAATGCTGCGCCGCGTCGTCGATCTCTCCGCGACTGACCCGGATGCTGCGGCCGATATCTTCGACGCCCATCTGCCGCTGCTCCGCTACGAGCACCAACCGGGCATCGGCCTCAGCGTCCGCAAACACATCCTCGCACGTCGCGGCGCCATCGCGAGCGCAGCCCTGCGAAAGCCCGGCCCGGCCTTGAGCAAAGAGGCCAAGGCCGAGATCGACCGATTGCTCGCGCGCCTCGCCGTAAAAGACCCCACCTCGCTTCCAGCGGCGTGA
- a CDS encoding ribonuclease activity regulator RraA, with protein MTDTKVTPLDAAAIEVLKTITTATLTTILLKKGLRNVWIRGGMPLRPGQERVVGPAFTFRFVPAREDLATPASWGSPISTRAAIEAMPEGAFAVIDAMGVADAGVFGDILCARMVKRGAVGLVTDGVVRDVDGVLGTNLPVWSRGAAAPPSVAGLTFVGWEETIGCGGVCVIPGDTIVADKDGAVVIPAAYLGEILEEAPEQERLEGWIVNEVENGEKLPGLYPMNEATRARYDAWRKDA; from the coding sequence ATGACGGATACCAAAGTCACGCCTCTCGACGCCGCGGCCATCGAGGTTCTCAAGACGATCACCACCGCCACGCTCACCACGATCCTGCTGAAGAAGGGTCTGCGCAATGTCTGGATCCGGGGCGGCATGCCGCTGCGCCCGGGTCAGGAAAGGGTCGTCGGCCCCGCGTTCACCTTCCGCTTCGTGCCCGCCCGCGAAGACCTTGCAACCCCCGCCAGCTGGGGCAGCCCGATCTCGACCCGTGCCGCTATCGAGGCGATGCCAGAAGGCGCCTTCGCCGTGATCGACGCGATGGGCGTGGCCGATGCAGGTGTCTTCGGCGACATCCTCTGCGCCCGAATGGTCAAGCGCGGCGCCGTCGGGCTCGTCACTGATGGCGTCGTGCGCGATGTCGACGGCGTGCTTGGCACCAACCTGCCGGTCTGGTCGCGCGGGGCCGCGGCGCCACCCTCGGTGGCCGGCCTCACCTTCGTCGGCTGGGAAGAAACCATCGGCTGCGGCGGCGTCTGCGTCATCCCGGGCGACACCATCGTGGCCGACAAGGACGGCGCGGTCGTGATCCCGGCGGCCTACCTCGGCGAGATCCTCGAAGAAGCCCCCGAGCAGGAACGCCTCGAAGGCTGGATCGTGAACGAGGTCGAGAACGGCGAGAAACTGCCCGGCCTCTACCCGATGAACGAGGCCACCCGTGCGCGCTACGACGCCTGGAGGAAAGACGCGTGA